A region of the Octopus bimaculoides isolate UCB-OBI-ISO-001 chromosome 30, ASM119413v2, whole genome shotgun sequence genome:
CCCTTCTTCCAGGAGGGCTCATATTCTTGCACCCCTATACAGGCAAATATTGGACCGTTTGCGTAATTAACATTGAGGAATTTGGCAAAAGTGAACGATCTTCGACCATCTGGATGTCGCTTGTTTTTCAAATGCAAGAAATCACCAGGAAAATCAATACGGTTATGATGTTTGCGTAGCATAGGTAAAGCCCATTCATAGGTCAGTAGTTCTTGGTCGAAAAGCTTCAAGTCTGATCTGACGTTTTTGCAGAAATGTAAATAACCGAAAGTTGCCGATGACAAGTCTCCTCTTGTGAGAACGGTGGAATTTGGTGGGAAGCTGCGTAGGACGGTGTTGCTGAAGTCGTGGACCACCGTCGCGTTGCTTTTATTGCAGTAGGTGAAGTTGCGGTGAACCTGAAACACCAAGAGGATCATCGAAGCGAAGAAGAACATACGTCTGAAGAAAGAAGACTTGATCTGATTGTTGAGGTCCCCGTATGTGAGAGATGCCAGAAACACAAGCACCATGCTAGCCTGCATCCAGAAGCGCTCGACAACGCCGAGAAACAGCGGATTGTCTATGTTGAGGTTAGCCCTCCATGAGAAAAACACCAAGTATGACACAAACATTAATAGATGCACAAGAGGACAGCTGTATCCAGTGTACAGGCGGCGCACTATGCACCACATGGACATACCAAACAAGATGATGGCAACTGGAGTTAGAGTAAACCACTCATGGATCATGTAGAATTTTAACCCTGTTACGAGACCAAGCCCTACTTCATCCTTTCCCAGACTAAACGTACCATATTCTGATCGCATTAGATGAGTCCAGAACCCCATTACGGTCCGCTGGTCACCCCAAGTCCATTTTGCTACATTCAAATGTGCACTTATAGGTAAGTATAGGTAAGGTAAAAGACCAAGAATGAAGGAAACCAAAAGGGACAATAAATTAGTCAGACGGAAGAGACCAGCCCGGTATAATTTAAATATCACCCAAGGGATAAGGTAGAGGAGATAGACAAAGGATGTGTGCTGGTTGCACAAGCACAAGGCACTAACAAATGCACCGATGCGTGCTAACTTCAGTTTTCTGGCTGGTTGCACGGCATTTTCAAGCATGAAACTGAGATAGGTGATAATTGACAGGAATAAGTTGTTCAAGGAAAACACTTCTGCCGTTACAGACCAATGCCATGTTAGTCGGTTCACCGAGAATAGCGCAACAGCGAGCAAGGCGGCTGAAGGCTGTCCAGTCTCTTTGAGAATCGTGTGTGAGAGAACGCCGCCGGCCACTGCCGAGAAGGTGGCCGTTAGAAGGTTTGCTCTCCAAGCAGGCGACCGGTAGCTGCAGCATTTAATGGCAAAGCTAGCCAGCATGGTGAATAGGGGGTATCCCGGAGGATGGGAAACCCCAAACTGACAAGCAGAGGAGAGCAGTTCACCAGTGTCACCCCCAGAAATGTCTGGATAGAGTGTTTTAATATACAGAGAAAGCAAACCAATTGCCATGGTAATTGAAAAATAATCCATCTTTGGTttctttacaacaacaacaacaataataataataataataataataataatagtttcaaatttaggcacaagaccagaacaataatattaataataataataataataataatactgttgatATGTTAGACTGTATAATTAAGAGTATACACACGCGTATAGCTGATGGTAtataattagagagaaagagacagacagacagacaagatatGTATAGCTTATTGGAAATATATAGTTGTGGgtgaataaaaattcatttatgaaaagaaagaatataaatatatatatatatagtagaataaaaaagagaaatagaaagttcTTGGTAGAGTATTATATGTTTGAAGCGCCTATCAGAGTTAC
Encoded here:
- the LOC106881889 gene encoding transmembrane protein 260, which gives rise to MDYFSITMAIGLLSLYIKTLYPDISGGDTGELLSSACQFGVSHPPGYPLFTMLASFAIKCCSYRSPAWRANLLTATFSAVAGGVLSHTILKETGQPSAALLAVALFSVNRLTWHWSVTAEVFSLNNLFLSIITYLSFMLENAVQPARKLKLARIGAFVSALCLCNQHTSFVYLLYLIPWVIFKLYRAGLFRLTNLLSLLVSFILGLLPYLYLPISAHLNVAKWTWGDQRTVMGFWTHLMRSEYGTFSLGKDEVGLGLVTGLKFYMIHEWFTLTPVAIILFGMSMWCIVRRLYTGYSCPLVHLLMFVSYLVFFSWRANLNIDNPLFLGVVERFWMQASMVLVFLASLTYGDLNNQIKSSFFRRMFFFASMILLVFQVHRNFTYCNKSNATVVHDFSNTVLRSFPPNSTVLTRGDLSSATFGYLHFCKNVRSDLKLFDQELLTYEWALPMLRKHHNRIDFPGDFLHLKNKRHPDGRRSFTFAKFLNVNYANGPIFACIGVQEYEPSWKKGYKLWPFGVCSQFVQKKEHMVLKKWVRQTGYIAFNWTHSYTGFAETSWEKVATDEMWNAKIGTALHMYDTAELSKNVKEKKKLLLLAYQVYSDAISWHDNFPPFWHKNYALVCTKLLNVEHTLDKDLLLKKSIYHLQFYVDSKPEDDQLQNIVDAIRSLKRYGRQIRDKITKTT